The genomic region CACCCCTCATGGGCGTTACCCaagtcatctcccggtcgccattgtctGAGTAAAGGCGCCGGGAGCAAAGGCTAGAACTTACTGAAGTGCCAAAATAGAGCTCTCTCTCAAGTTAAAATATGCAACACCGCTGTTGTCGCGGTAACGCCGCACACACTGTACCTACACAGGTGGTCTATACATGAATAAAAAGGAAAACATGAAATCTCCCAGTCGCCATTGTCAAATTATAGCCCCCGGGATCAAGCAGACAGACTGAACAGCAACATGTCAGTACACAGCCCTTTAGCTTCACCGTTAGCAGAGTCTCTACTGTGCACCTGAAGTTACATAAGCATTGCACAGATTCCATGTAGTCAGCCCCTTTAGGCTTGTAGACAACTCCACATGTCTAAGCCGCAATGCAAGCTCAAATGTAAATTTCTGTATGCCGATATACTGTCTCTTTCACCCAGTCAGTCTTATTATTAGACCGGGAATGAAAGACATGCCAGTGCCTGCGTCCTAActgccttaaagtgtcagtaaactttaaaaataatgttatataattctgcacatagtgcagaattatataacattataatagccaaacattataaaacataatgtaccctattaattttttttaaaaaacgctgttttacagacccgctctctgtactctgctgagcgggtctgttatatttactcagcgcatcgggccagctgtatagtcacagcccggcccgaccgcgccataagactaagtgcagcttgctctgAGCTAGGCTTGCTAGGTtcgtaggatagccatatgcttatcccaggcattcttaaagtccaccACAGTGTTCGTCATTGCTACCTTGCACCTTTTGTGGAAGTTTATTCTATTAATCAATCACCCTttgtgtaaagaagtgcttccgcaagttactcctgaatatactgccCTTCAGTTTGAtaacatgaccccttgttcttgcatGTTTCTTTTTTATGAAAACTACTCACAGCCTCAGGTTTACTAAGCCCCTAAaaaggacattccggtcaaaatttaaatgcacataaatgaattagatatttgaaaagaaacatatttgcaatatatatacagggagtgcagaattattaggcaaatgagtattttgaccacatcatcctctttatgcatgttgtcttactccaagctgtataggctcgaaagcctactaccaattaagcatattaggtgatgtgcatctctgtaatgagaaggggtgtggtctaatgacatcaacaccctatatcaggtgtgcataattattaggcaacttcctttcctttggcaaaatgggtcaaaagaaggacttgacaggctcagaaaagtcaaaaatagtgagatatcttgcagagggatgcagcactcttaaaattgcaaagcttctgaagcgtgatcatcgaacaatcaagcgtttcattcaaaatagtcaacagggtcgcaagaagcgtgtggaaaaaccaaggcgcaaaataactgcccatgaactgaaaaaagtcaagcgtgcagctgccaagatgccacttgccaccagtttggccatatttcagagctgcaacatcactggagtgcccaaaagcacaaggtgtgcaatactcagagacatggccaaggtaagaaaggctgaaagacgaccaccactgaacaagacacacaagctgaaacgtcaagactgggccaagaaatatctcaagactgatttttctaaggttttatggactgatgaaatgagagtgagtcttgatgggccagatggatgggcccgtggctggattggtaaagggcagagagctccagtccgactcagacgccagcaaggtggaggtggagtactggtttgagctggtatcatcaaagatgagcttgtggggccttttcgggttgaggatggagtcaagctcaactcccagtcctactgccagtttctggaagacaccttcttcaagcagtggtacaggaagaagtctgcatccttcaagaaaaacatgattttcatgcaggacaatgctccatcacacgcgtccaagtactccacagcgtgcttggcaagaaagggtataaaagaagaaaatctaatgacatggcctccttgttcacctgatctgaaccccattgagaacctgtggtccatcatcaaatgtgagatttacaaggagggaaaacagtacacctctctgtacagtgtctgggaggctgtggttgctgctgcacgcaatgttgatggtgaacagatcaaaacactgacagaatccatggatggcaggcttttgagtgtccttgcaaagaaaggtggctatattggtcactgatttgtttttgttttgtttttgaatgtcagaaatgtatatttgtgaatgttgagatgttatattggtttcactggtaaaaataaataattgaaatgggtatatatttgttttttgttaagttgcctaataattatgcacagtaatagtcacctgcacacacagatatccccctaaaatagctataactaaaaacaaactaaaaactattcagctttgatattaatgagtgagttttttgggttcattgagaacatggttgttgttcaataataaaattaatcctcaaaaatacaacttgcctaataattctgcactccctgtattggcaaaaatgcttctactaaaaagtTAACATTGTTTTAGTTTTGCATTTTTCTCTGTacatgcatgtaaagcatagctagatattctcagtacaacagcattttaatactgcagctgctcagagccccAGTGGACTGGTATAATgtccttagttaaagggacattccagacaaaattggaatgcacatggaaacatttcagttttgaatagaagcattgttgttgtaatataaatgtattagcaaaaatgcttctaataaaagctatagctttttttaaaagtgtatctaagtatgcaccatgcaccagcattttaaacagcacttgctaagagagcctaaggtgcttttaccatctggtaatgacttaatttgttgatttctgacatgatacaagccctctTCTGCTTATTGACACTTCCAGGTTTCCAAGGCGTGGAGATGTCACTGGCATCCCCTGACAATGCTGAGCCCTGGTGAAGTCACTGGCATCCATGAGCAATACTGAGCACTAGACCACCAGGGATTAGGTGAGAGTGCGAGAGGGAAGGCACAATAAGCTCAGAGAGAACCCCCCGCATGACGACACATGGCCATCATGTAAATAAAATGTGCGGATGACGGCCACatgtaaatacaattttgaaacagctattgtttttattagaagcatttttgctaatacaagtatattataaaaatgcatccatgtggattccaattctggctgaaatgtccctttaatttacataaaAGTCACTAtcatggacttccggtgggcggcgttcTAAGATGGTCGCAAGTCTGAACGGCTGTGCCTGAGAATCAAGACTTTTTCCTTATTATAGGATTAATTACTTGCCATCCTGTTAGCCCTTAATGGTTTTAGCTATTCGGGCATCTCCAAGGATCAAGATCAACATCTCTTGGCCCCCGGAACGAAGAAAAGGTATAGGGAAGGAGAACAGCTGCGACACACACTACTCACAGCGTAGCTGAGAACGGAATGGAAACCCTCCCCGCTGAAGCAACACTCCTATAAAAGGACATTTGGATTTCATTGCGGGATCTCTTTCTACCAGCTTTGAGCAAGCTGGAATCTACCATGCAACAACTACTGGCCAACACTCGGGTAGAGAATCCCGCAGGGCCAACGTCAAAATGGCGCCAACTCCTAGCAGCGCCACCTTGCAGTGATCGTTACTCATCTCCTGAGACACATCAAACAGGGCTGCAGGAGAGATCGCAGGGGCAACAGATATGGTGGCAGCTTCGGGATTCAGCTTTGCAGAATCACGGCCCCACGATAAAAATCAGAGAAGAACCTATTAAGGCCACTGGAGTGGCGATATTGACTATCAGTGCTGCTGATTTTGCACCGCAATGCGGCCCTGACACTTACTTGTCCCCTGGCCAGTCGAGACCTCTGCCAAACTTAAAGGCGGGCTTACAGATGCTTTCAGTGCCTTCTCTAGTGCGTACCTCAGTCCCAGCCACTGAGTCTGGATCGGGATGGGTGAGGAGAGCCGCACACTTTACATTCAGCTCGGTGAGGAAGGCAAGCGATCCCTACGGCTCACAAAACTTACATGCCAGCGCGATTGGAGACCTGCATTGCCATTCTAAAAACCAATCTGCTTACATACTGGCGGACTTAGTTTACGAAACGGACTTGAATGTAAACAAGCAGCAAGATTATTACCATGCCTGCAAGATACATCACGGGTGGAAACAGGGTAAGACCTGGCTGGCTGTGGGTGTTGGTTGATTTATGACCTTCCTGCTGAGTCTGGCCAGATCTCCAGGCACTATGAAGCTGGTTGCTTCTCGGACTCGGCTGAACTCTCATACATATGTCATGTCTGTGTTTTGGTCTGGTAGTCATTCTTGCACTTCAAGTTATCTTCTCCTACGGCATCGCAAACTTGGATATAGCAGATGTATTTGTCAAATGCCTTCACTTAATTGGGTGTTATATACAACGTAATGCAGCTCTGCTAAATGCTATAAAAGCAATTTATCAGCCACACATTTGGATATAAAGTTTCTGTATCCATCACTTTGAACGCCACTGTCAATTAATAGCCATTACTTTAATTTTTCATTGCTCAATTGGATCTACCTTTAAGATTCTGATGTAAAAACCATCTCTTATACTATAATCATGCATTATGTTAACAACAAAAAACACCCACCTACACTTAATATGGTATAACATTAGGTTTCTAGCTCAGACAATAGAACAATGTAGCAATGAAGGGATAAGGATCAGCTAGACAACCAGATCCTCTAGGTTTAACATTATCAGTTGCTTTTTGCCATATACACTGGTTTTTATGTAGAAAGGGAGATTATATTATCCAGCTATTATGTTCAGACACTGCTGGGAGAGTCCGCTGTAGGTCAGCAGATGCCATAACTTGTTTTGAACCTGACTGTTTTGTGTGTTATGGTTGTAAAGATGTTTggttttagttttattattattattttttttgcctccTAGTTATTCTCAATAAGTTACATCACCCTGCTAAAGTCCGGATATGGCTATTTCATATGTACTCTAGTTACCCCCAATAGCGTTGTCTGTGATATATATTATAAGCCATTCGCAGTGAAACCTATACTCAAGGGAGTCGCAATATACTCTCAGTGTAATTTAACTTTAACCACATTTTAAATAAAAGCACATTCGGGCTGATAGTATGAGCATTGCCATTAGCACCCTTTTAAGGTTTATTCTGGAAACCAAAGCACAATTTTAACCACTTATTCTTATAGGTTATTTCGAGGCTTAGGCTCGTACATATTATATACATTCAGATCCCCTTAGCCGATCGCTAATCCACTGTTTGTTATAGGAAAAGTACTGGTTTGTATAACTCATCAATAGAATCGGTTATACTCTAATAACGCTCTTATCAATTGAACCTCAATAGATTAATTGTTTAATTAACTGCACAAGCTTGCCTATCTTGCAATACTGGGTAACTTCTATATTGTCCTTCCTCCTATATATGTATTGGGGATGGCACACTTTTGACGCCTCTGGGTCAAGTAGGGAAGGGTTTGGTTTGGGGATTTAAGGTAAGGGGGTGTTgtgttgttttgtttattgttgtattAAAAAACATAAGAGACACAGGTTACATAAGTAGAAAACAGCAGATTTCCCATAGGTTTAGTAACTTGTATCCTAATGAAGTAATGTATACACATTCGTGGCTGGACAGTCATACGACCAAAATAGCTGTTAAACCCCCAGGAAAGCACACTATACGTGCACCAAATGAACCCGTAAGTCCAAACAGCTCCAAAGCTCCCAACAGGGTCAGGTAAATAGGAGACTACTTTCAACTTCACCCCGCAAGTACTGTTTAGGCAGAAAAATCTTCTTTGTTATATAAACATTAAACTTCCTCTTTACCTTGCATCAAAGAATCCCATCGTCTGCCGGATACAGGCTCCGTCGTCCTGGTGAACCGCAGCTCCGGTGCGGAATTACTCACTAGACGAGCCTCCTTGTGCAGCGTTGCCTTTGGAATGCAagaccggcgtgtgacgtcacatcgGGGGCGTGCCTATACAGGAGCTTGCAGCGTGTGTGTCTCCCAAAAGCTTAGTGCCGTTTCTTCAGCTTTCCTAGGGGAAACAGGTAAATCAACAGCTTGCCATGGAAAGTGTAGAGGCTGTAAGGGCTCCAGATGAGAAGCGGGCTCCTTGTAGCCCGTAGATAAATAGACAAAGGAGGATTCAGGAGTTCCAGTTTAAAATAATCCAACAAACTTTATttgtgaaaaaacaataaaaataagtagtgaCACCAGCAAAGTAACAGAGAAacagctggtcctactagtttcggctagttgccgtaatctaagacctacTGTGTACTACAACAAGGGCGTTTAAAAGTAGTGCTCTGCACAGTTATTGGCTACTGGGATAACAACAATTAACTCCCACTTAACCCATGATTgaacaaatacatttttggggtataCGAGCAAAGATAACATTAACATTAATTACAATTGGCTAACATGTTAATAATACATCACAtaaatgcaaatacatatatacatacttgttGGTTAcagaatgcaaatatatatatatatatatatatatatatatatatatatatatataaatatatacacatgaatgTACAAATAGCAGTAATAAAGGACGACATATGATGATGGAAGGAAAACACATTTAAGAATAATCAGATCAGTACTAGCAAGTGTATACAATTACATAAATATACTCAGATTGGCCTATACTTTGATAAACACAAGTAGAATATATAAGCTAACACAAATTAAAAAttcaataattaatatttaattattaaattattaaaaatcaaAATTACCCAAATAAGCCAATAAATGGTGCTCAATAAGAATAGGTGGAAAATATCTTATTCtccattattatctattgtatgAAAACATTGGTGTAATTTAATTGAGTTTAATTTGGAAAGTatgcttataaatatatgtatatatatatataaaactacaagTGTATTAGAACAAGGTATATAATTAAGGCTGTGTATAGTAGGGAAGGAATACACTTGACCAAACTGAAACTAATCAGGTACAGGAATGGATTATTATATGGAAAAGGTTACAAATATTGAAACTGCCAATCCAAAGTGCATTCCCAAATTTAGCCACTTATTCTTATAGGTTATTTCGAGGCTTAGGCTCGTACATATTATATACATTCAGATCCCCTTAGCCAATCGCTAATCCACTGTTTGTTATAGGAAAAGTACTGGTTTGTATAACTCATCAATAGAATCGGTTATACTCTAATAACGCTCTTATCAATTGAACCTCAATAGATTAATTGTTTAATTAACTGCACAAGCTTGCCTATCTTGCAATACTGGGTAACTTCTATATTGTCCTTCCTCCTATATATGTATTGGGGATGGCACACTTTTGACGCCTCTGGGTCAAGTAGGGAAGGGTTTGGGGATTTAAGGCAAGGGGGTGTtgtgttttgtttattgttgtattaaaaaaacataagaGACACAGGTTACATATGAACAGACAAATGACCAGTTTGGTAAAGCTCCGTTTACGCAGACTTATCTATTTTGAGCAATATAGAAGGGCTATAATGATGGTTATCGATAGAAAACAGGAATACAATCTGCAGCCCTTCTCTGATATATGTGAAGACAATTATATTGAACCTTTTGATGTATTCAATACCTGTATCATATGCGCACTGTGCATTGTCTATGATGTTTTTTTACTTTGTATACGCATACAACTGTTTAcctgtacctgtgtttctttaataaaaagaatttaaaaaaaagtcactATCATATGacctcttttccttctctcctctaagctatacatatttaggtcattgagcctctggTAAGTtacattttttagaccatgtaccatgttagtagccctccttttcacagattccagtttgtttatatccttctagagatatggcctccagaactgcacacaatactcaagatgaagcCTAACTCATGATCTGTAAAGCGCCATCTTaccatttctgctgcaaatacctctacctacACAACAAAGCATTCTACTGGCCAtactcgctgcaatactacattgatGTGGATATTTGGCTGACAGATTTTATATGAGATCTGCGGGTGACTGAGCAAACGCAGCCCAGTTTAGCACCCCCAGTTCATTTCCAGGTAGTTTAGTAATTTTATAAAGGTTACCCCTGGCACCCTAGTAATCTCAGTCACTTCTGCTAGTGAACTACATAAATGTAAGAAAATGAACAGTCACAATTTAATAGCATATCTAAATAGTATATTATTTACTCCACACAAAACTGCAAGTGAGCAATGTAATTTCCTTCCACCTAATACCACTTTCTCAAATAAGAAAACCCTTACACTTTCTACACCACATGGTCATATTCTTCTTTAAAACTCTGAACAATACTCTGTCCACCTCCCCATATGGCAGCATTTGCCATGCTCTACCCATCTATATGCCCAACTTACTAACCAGGGAGAAAAAAGAAAGTCAcctctttaaaaaagaaaaagttatttattaaagaAAGGGaacattaaataaagaaaaaaaatatatatacaaagcagGATATTTCCAATATTCAAGTCTCTTAAATAAGATATATAGTCCTACTGAGGGGTTTCAAATCACTCTCCACAATAGACTTGTTTGTAGGACATCAGTGCAAATCAGCGCAGGCTCTCTATTGTAAGAGTTCTGAATTGAATTATCAAACAGACCATAAATAAGTTAACTAAAGACATATAAGCCTTGTGTATTTTGTTCTTATGATGATTTAGTGCCAGGTGCTCACGATGTCTGGCACTGAACCCCACCCCTGGGCCTCTCGTCTTCCTGATATGCTTCTCTTCTGTAATGCCGGCTTTGCTCACGTAGGTCAAATTCTGTGAGTTCTACCATATCTATGTCATCTGTGATCATCACTTCTTCCCTGGGGGGCAGCAATGACTCCAGGAGAGGAAGTTTGTCCAGAGGAAGCCAGTGGTTATCAGGGAATGCCACCTGTAAATAGTTAGATATAGCACATCACAATGTGCACTGCTCGTACCATGTCACTACAACATCACCTAAACTATGGTCTACAGGCCAGCTGAATTATTTCTCCCCATATGCAGACAATTATAAGCCCCAGACCCATACAGATTACAGTACTATTAGACTCTGAAATCTATTACAGCATGAAAATCATGCAGCCACCATACAGCCAAGGCAACAGGACACAGAGAAATAATGTACAAAAGAAAGATATGACTAAGACATAAAATGGGTTATATTCTGAAGGCTTAATACATCTGGAAATAAAATATTAGAAGTTAGTAATAGGGTCTTACCAAAAACTGAATAATTAATAGGCCCTTCTCAAAGGGGTCTCTGAGCAGAGGCATTCCTTCATTCTGGATACACTTCAGGTGGTCATGCTTTATCACTTCACCTGCAGGAATAAGCAAGTAGATAATCAAAAACACAGAACTCAGACGCCAATCCCTAGCAGCAATGTTTCCAGTGGTGTCCATATATGGGTTGCTTCACTGTCATAGGTAGATGGGTCACTAATTGCCCAGGCTAAGCACCCATTATATAAAGATGGGCAGATGTTAAATAGTGAGTTATCAAAGAAGGAGGGGGGCATGTGGCCCCTGGCATCAACTGTACAAAGTACCTAAGATCTACAGCTCCACGAgtctaaaatgtataaaatatgcatTAATGTATCCCATTGCAGTAATTTAATGCATATATCATCAGAACGCCAATGAAGAAAACACGgacaatattactaatagtctaATAAGTCTTGcacttgttttaaattatttttctatccATTATAGCTTACATAGGATCATTAATGCAGCATTTTCATGCAGTATTTCCCATACTAAGAAGTACTCCTCAGCTACTATGGTATCGCTGTGTACATAATTACAGACTTCAGTCTATTGGGGGTTGATAGAAATTAATTTTTTCTAGACAAATAATTGTATAAACATTCAAAACATTCATTTAAACTTAAACATAGGAGACTACAGCTGAAGGcagaaggcatctgtcttcatatggtaagggaccaCTCTGTAGGTCCTGAGTGGGAGCGGTGGGATGCCCAGTAGAGGATGGAggagttccctacactacagaaaaaataaaataaaaaaaatgtaaggcaGGGGAGAGTGAGGGATGGGACACTAAGCTACAGAAAATTGTTTGGAAGGGGtatccctatgctacagaaaaaggtGATCTTGTAGAGGTAGTAAAGGGGCCCccgacactacagaaaaataaatacattttcataatacaaataaaaatatatcataatttGTTATTGGTAGACTGGCTGCCACTAACAAATATGGCGAGTATCAGAGGGAGGGAATCAGAGAGGTGGGAAGGACCTAaactacagaaatatatataaaaaaaaaagtttttaataaacgccttaaactgcatactggcagactgtctgccagtacctaagaccaGTGTgtgaggggagggaagagaggtgtttggggaAGATCATGTAGGGATCGGAGGTGGGAGGTTAattcctacactacagcaaatattaaccttacaagctaagtGATTAATCCGTTAAGTGCCATATTTTTCAGAAGTGTGGTACAAAGCTGCAATCTGCGGCTTTCTAACTGCCAAAAACCAATAGCAACACCATGCATGTCtgcttttctgaacaaaggggatcccagaaaagctttcaTACCCATTTGTCGtataactgcagtagttgtgtgtaaataacttcagcgagaaacccaaagtttagaaaaagttaacaattttttttatatgatcctaATTTGGAGGCAAAatagtggtatgaaatataccaaaatataccttgggttgtctgctttaaaaaaatatatatatgattttcaaaggtaaattaaaaaaacaaaacaaaacaaaaaaaaaaaacccaaatgctatatttctgtttaaactgagtcatagcaaaaatgctaaagattCTCTggaactttgggcaagtttttctctgaaattcacggtagcaaaggggttaataaatgtaataacagtGGAACATGAGTCTATTGCTGTGTCATTGAACAACTATTTTAAATTACCAAAATATTTTGATCTGGTTCTTTAACAAAAAGCTTCTTAAACACTACCCTCCTGATAGCAATACATTAATTTTGCTTGCTTTCATGACTCACCAGGATGGGATGTTATGGCCAGAATGCGACCATCCAAAGTCTCTATGGTCTTCTTGAAGCCACACAGAGCTTCCACCAGCTGTATTTCTATCTTCATGATCAAGTTCTCTTCCTGCCTTTGGTAGACATCGTGGTCTCTCTGATCCAGGACAATTACTACATCACCAGGCTCTAGGCCAGGCTCCTGGTCCCCTTCATCATGGAAAACTATTTTCTGCCCATCTCTCATACCTGTTAGAATATATTTAACGTTAGTTTCAGACAGAAAAAAAGCCACAAAATGTTTGCAAAAAGCAGCAGATTTCTCATGTAAGGTGCTTGACTCACATTGTGTTCtaacaatgttatttattttgtctataCAGTATTATATCAAAAAGCTGTTTTTTGCAGCAGGGATTGCAAAGTACCTTTCTTAATGTGCACCTCCAAGATCTTCTTTTCCCTGACAACTTTGTTGCCAGAGCACTGTTTGCAGCGGTCCTTCTGGTTAATGCGCTCCCCCTCCCCACGACAATCTGAACACATAGTCTGAATCTGCTGAACCATACCAGGCCCAAAC from Bombina bombina isolate aBomBom1 chromosome 2, aBomBom1.pri, whole genome shotgun sequence harbors:
- the LOC128647865 gene encoding dnaJ homolog subfamily A member 4, which gives rise to MVKETGYYDTLGVKPSATPDEIKKAYRKLALKYHPDKNPNEGEKFKLISQAYEVLSDPKKRDLYDKCGEQAIKEGGMSGGNFSSPMDIFDMFFGGGGRMNREKRGKNVVHQLSVSLEDLYNGATRKLALQKNVICDKCEGRGGKKGAVEKCSTCKGRGIQVHVQQFGPGMVQQIQTMCSDCRGEGERINQKDRCKQCSGNKVVREKKILEVHIKKGMRDGQKIVFHDEGDQEPGLEPGDVVIVLDQRDHDVYQRQEENLIMKIEIQLVEALCGFKKTIETLDGRILAITSHPGEVIKHDHLKCIQNEGMPLLRDPFEKGLLIIQFLVAFPDNHWLPLDKLPLLESLLPPREEVMITDDIDMVELTEFDLREQSRHYRREAYQEDERPRGGVQCQTS